Sequence from the Botrytis cinerea B05.10 chromosome 12, complete sequence genome:
aatcttgaaggaGCATTTGTACGTTTCGAAACTTTGTGAGTCGGCGATGGCTGTGATGGCTGTGATGGCTGTGatgataatttttgaatgTTCGATAACTTCCCAGTGACTTGAAGTAACTCTTCAAGCCTTGCGACACGGGATTGGAGCTCCTCAACAACACCGACCCCACCATTGCCCTGGGAAGCAATTAGTATTTGCCATTGTTGTAGTTATTTGCAGCAAATAAGTTGTGTAAGAAACTCACTTGAATAACGTTTGAATTGTTTCCTACGCTTGGTGTGAATTTAAGATCCGGAGTACGATCTCCTGGTGAATGTGTTGTAGGTCTGGATTTTGAAATGGATTTTGTAGGGTCGTGATTGTAAGTACATTCAGCTGAGCCATTGGGTATCTTGGTACAATTTTGACACGGCAAAAGTCGATcgcatttcaatttcttttcacgACATCGTAAACAAGAAACTACTGGTCGTGGCCGTTTTCGAGAAGAATCAAATCGAGTATCCTCCATTTTTCAAGGCTTTGTGCCCGGTGTCTgtgaatataaaaagatagatGGAGGCCCGGAGTACAACACAATGCAATGCTGCCAATGCTCGTGGAAGTCGTGATACCTCAATTTGGAAGGATCTGACAAAGAGAGGGGATGTCGGAGGATTAAATTGTTTGAATTCACTGCGTTTGGATGAGATGACATGGGCGGCACGAACCCAtgaagccaaaaaaaaaggaaagtaGTCAGGTTCTCGTGACAGCTAACCCGAAATACCCACGACTGATCTTTACAAATGCTGTATGGAATAAAACATAGGATGTGTATAGTACAGTAAGCTTTGCGTAATAGCCTGTCGTATTATTATCGACCGGGGAACTGTGCTCACTCACACTTGTCTTGGGAGTAGGTAAAATGTGGTTTGAGTTTAGCAAAATACTCCATAGTTGTAATAATATGTATTATATTGCTCACTCGTGACGGCACGAGAGTGGTGGCTGTAGTGGCTAGAGTTTGCAGCAGCCTGGAAAGAGCAGCTTTATTCACCAGGATTGTGAGCTTACTCACGTAAATGCAGATTCCTTCGTCTCTTACTACCCAGTTCCCCTCGCTCTCGCTGACCTAGAACAATGGCGATATCCTGTCTCAGTCTGTGTCGTTGTGTAAAGGCACTAAGCTCGGGTgtggaggaaatgaaggGGCTGAAAAGCGAGACTACCTATCAACTCATCATAATACGAAACAAGTTCGCAAATCATGTAAACAcccagaaaaaaaaacatgtTTAGCCAATAAAcagagatatataaataccaCTAGCATATTTTGCGGGTAAATATGGGTAAATATCGACGTTTAATTCATGTGGGCCTAGACGGGGACGTGGAGCTGATACATTTGCAAACCCACACACAAACCGATACAATCATTCAGTCCACGAGGTTCGAACAATAATCACAAATCAAATAGCATGatgtgagatgagagaggTACGGTCTGaaaattgtattttgtacAACGGCCAGTGCTTGGAGTCATCCCATCTGTACTACCGTCAGCCTACTGATACCACATTGCTGACCCATCGACatgaagaaaagataagCTTTGCATCTGGCAAAAATACGATTTACGCCGTCCCATCTCTCAAGCAAATGGCGCAACATCCGCCCACTCGATAACTCTAATTAGTCAATACCGGAGTTTGCGAATCCCACGTCTTCTGCTCCGCTGCACTGACAAGCCAGTTGGCAACGCTTTCTCGTGTGATACTAGCCATCATGGCAACCCCCTTCCCTTTATCACCGTATACTTTGACGGGTTTTGCTTCGCCCTCTTCCAGTCTGGCTGGTCGAGCGAGAACGTAGTCAATACCACTAGCCTTAACCTCTTTATCCACCAAGTTGTGATCGTCATATTGCAGATACATGTTGgacttcttcatcaacattcGAAGTAAGAAGTGCATGTGCGGCCAACTATCCCCTACTCCAAAAGCCTGCATCACAACAATCTTGCGCACATCAAATTCCTTCATAACAGCGATTATATTGGCATTTGAGTCTGCCATAAGCCTTGGTGGAGAAATAGATGCAGAGAAAGGGCTATCAGATGTACGAGGAGCGCTCAGAGTAACAATAACAACGGATGGGATGTCGGTACTTGCTTCGAATGCAGCTTTGATATCAGCTGTATTGAGAGGGGTACCTGTATTGATGAGAGTCAGTCAAAGCGTTTTTTGATATCTAGCTAGGATACAATACCTAGTTTCGGCATTTGAGGAGAAGATCATATCTCTTACCTTTGAAAAGCTTCAAGCCATCCTTGGCTTCCATGGAAGAGGGGTCTCGAACTAGGGCTGTCACATCATGACCTAAATATCGGCATATCAGCTATCGGATGTCGGAAGCATAAGAAATGGCGACATCGCTGATCTCTTGGTATGCTACTGCATTCTTACTATATACGCATATACGTACCTCGAAGTAATGCCTCTTCGATTACCATCTTACCCGTTCTTCCACTACCGCCGATTACAAAAAGCTGCATAGTTTATGGAACGTTAACCTTCAGCTGACTTTTGTCTTCTTGAATTGTTatcgaatttcaattaaGGGCAGAAAGGTTGTGTAATATGTGGTAGGCGATTTTGAGGAGGGATGAGGAGAGCTGGCAATGCAAGCAACAGACGATATTTCTGTTCCCTTATATGAAATCATGGTTGCTCTTGAGCTCCTTCAAACAAAGCCTCCAGCTATATATTTTGCTCTGTTCCTGAAGGTAATGCTTATGAATTCCGGAGCCGGTCGGAGCCGGCTCTTTCTTACGAACTATCCAATGAACGGCGCTGTCTTGCATCCAATTCTGTCTTACATTAATCTCTTTTAGTCTTCAGATGTTTACCCCAGAGTCCAGACGCGGAAATCGGCTACAAGATGACTGTACTAAGTGGGTGTTTGATAGCAGCACAGCAGTTGATGTCTAAATCATCAAGTGGTCACATTACCGGGTTCCAATAGTCCTTGCTACTTTCAATGTTTAGGAACAACTCAAAATTGGAGACTAACTCTGCAATTCAATACTGAATGTTGTCATTAAATTCAGGAATCGAAAGCTTCTGAATGTCAGACTGCAGTACAGCCTGTTGAAAATCTTGTAAAACTATGAAGTCACCATAGTCACTaattttttggaattgagtACAGATGAAGCTAATTCATCtcaattgtttttattgaagAGTTTTACTGTTTCTGGGCCTGAAATTCGCcaagtattgatatttgtattGATGTTTAATCCAGAACAGTCAACATGACGAGACCTAGACTTTTATCTATTCTCATTAACTCCAATCAGAACTCCGGCAAATAACGCAAACGTTTAAACTCTTACGACCTCAATATTAACAGTCTCCTTTTCCAATACCTTTGACTCAGCTTCCTTTTTCTGTTGCTTCTTTTGCTCCGCGAAACTTTCAACCATTGCATGTCCTCCTCTTTCGTTGAAGAAGAGGTTTAGATACATCCAAGTTTCCTTTGCATACCCCTCTGCACGATCAAACATAGCCAACTCATACTTTCTTACAGCTTCGGATAGACCAGCAGCATCCTCaaacttctcctttcctACCCAGTTTGGTTTACGAGCAATTACAGCTCTTGCAAGttccattccatcctccATAGCAACATTTACTCCTACACCTGCAAATGGAGTCATTAGGTGGGCTGCATCGCCCAATAAGGTTGCACTAAATAGAATGTTAGCTAATTGGTTTAAATCGTGAAggtggaggaaagagaaaggccTTCAAATGCTGAATGAAAGTTATGAATTTCTGAAAAGGTATCTTACCCTGCTCTGTGAAGCCACTTATGTCCTATCGGAAGCATATACATTGGTCTTGGAATtgcttcttcatcactcTTGATGATCAAATCTTTCGCGTCTTGATCCCAATCTTCGTAATATTTATCCACGAATTTCTTTCCCACACCAGGCGCGGACCAATCAATACCGCATGTTTCTTGCCAGTCCTCAGGTCTTCGGAAGAATCCATACGTTTGAACAGATCCGTCACCGTTACGCTGCGACAGTACAGTTTGGTGGTTACCGAGGGTGAGGCACATACCCAGGCCTACTCGTTTTGCGAGAGCTGGGTCTTTCTGGTCGATGTTCAAAACTTTGGCTTCCACTCCAGTGATTCCAGCGAATTGTGGCCGCGTGTTGGAAATTATATGGCGTACTTTACTCCATGCCCCATCTGCTCCGACAACCAAATCAAAGCCTCTCTCGACAGAATCTTGAAAGTGTAAATCATACGTAAGAGATGTTGCATCGGCGGATGTTTCGACACGTTGTAGCTTATGTCCCCACTTGATGCTCCCTGGCTCAAGAGAATCTAAAAGCATATTACGAAGTTGGACTCGATCCACTTCAGGACGACCTTTGAAAGAATCTGGTCTGCTTTCACCAACATCTTTGCTCTCATCAAGGATGAGATTTCCAGAAGGGTCATAAATTTTGAGAACTTCCCCCTCGGGTCGTGCAACAGCCAGGAATTTTTCATACAGTCCAGCTTCCCGGAGTGCAACTTGAGCTGATCCCTCGTGGATATCGAGTGAGCCTCCTCGGCTTCGTGCATTTCGATCACTGTCTAATTCAAATATGGTACATGGAACAccattatattgaataagaCGAGCAAAGGTCAACCCGGCAGGGCCAGCTATGATCCGTCAGttgagaaattctttttggaAACATAGTTCATAACAGTGACTTACCACCTATGACAGCAATTTTTGGAAGAGACATATTGATCAATAAGTGACAGTTTTAAGTCTAAAAAATCTGTGTATCGATAGAGGGTGGTGTCAGAAGTTTCAAGCTttaagaagaagatgatttaAAATACTACAATTGACGGTATATGAGCTGGATTAATACACAATCTAACGCGCAATACGAAGCCACTTCAACCTGTGAAAACGTGCTCATAACGTGCTGACAGGAGTTTTTTTTCGGATCCGGTACTATTGTAGTGTTGAAATGGCGGACCCGTGAAACCCACATGGATATTTACCGAGAATACAACGTTCCTTATTTCTTACCGTATACGAAAGGATTGATACACAGACCAAATCCCACTTACGCTAGAAGATCACTGGAAGCTGAAACTAAGTATGACTAAGTCTCAaacaaaattattatatcagCCTGCGGGTAAGAATGTGGAGACATGATAACGAAACCGTTTATGTTACTCTCGGATATCCGTGTATCCACCGGAGATGCTCGGGATCAAGCGAATTTTGACAACATATCCCCTTTCTCTAGATGTCTATCGCTAGGAATCACCTGAGCCAGGCCTAAACTTGCAAATAGATCAGAGAGTGGATCTTCTAATACAAGCTAAATCATCATACGAGGTTGATGTCTAAAATCTAGTAGCTTCATAGCCTAGGAGGCTGATAATGCCATCTGAAAATTTTCCTTAGACCAATAGTCGCATAGAAATATTCAACGTGATTGATTGTAAATCCAAATCCTAGATGCAAATATGGAAGCGAATCACCATTTGTCTTACGTGTGTGGATGCATATCACGCAATTTCATTTATCCAAGTGCTCACAATTGCCATGGTGGGCAACTGAAAGCTCAGTTGTAGCTGATGTGAAGGATATGGATTGAGAATATCCTGACAAGCTACCATTCTGACTTCGCTAGTTCGATATGTAAGATTGGTGCTTGCAGTATGTGTTGATGAGAATAGCAGAGGGGAAATCTTAGTTGAGATGTCGTCAAATTCTCGGAGCCGGATGAGGAATTATATGTTCTATCTAGATATTTTCCTTAGATAATCTATCGTCATGATTTCTTTATGTACGGCCgttttctcctctttcgtCTGTACTTTCACTTCACAGATCAGCATCGACAGCATAGATCACTATCTAAAATGTCTCCattcattgatatcattGGTAGCAATGGCTACACGAAACGAAACATGGTCGAAAAGACTTCCTGTATGACAccatcaaagaaagaagccCTTATTCTCAGTCATTTATGCTCGATACTTGAGCTTCCTACAGCAAAAGTCGATCTGGAATCCAATTTTGTTGGTCTCGGCGGCCATTCATTAATGGCGATCAAGCTCTCCAAAGCTTGCAAGAGAGATGGTCTCGCCTTATCAATACCTTCCATTCTTTTAAGTCCCACTCTTACACAACTCATCGACTCGGCTACCGAAACAAGATCTACCCCTTCTACAAATATTCTGAAGAATACCCGTGATCTGAATACACTAGTCAGCCCTACACGATTGAGCCATGAACGCCGCATGTCACTCTCTAAGCCAAATGGACACACAGCATCTGcttccaatctttcattaaCAGAGATGCAACACTCATTTATGCACAGCTACCAAAGACAACCTGGTAGCAACATCATTAGTTTCTATGAAACTTACAGTTCTGCCAACATTCCAACTATGAAAACAGCTTGGAAGACAGTTATAGATTCGGAACCAGTATTCCGGACAATTTTCGATCACGATAGGGTTACAGCAACTTATTCGAAACAACCCTTGCCATTCATCTGGGATGAAGTTTGGGTTGAAGATACCGATACATATATATCAGAGTTAGAAAAGGAGATTGTGCcagagaagatggaggttACTTTTACAGTTCTTACTCCAAGGACTCAAAGATCGGGAAATGTTGGCGTTAGCACAATAATATGGAGAGTTCATCATGCATTCATTGATGGATACTCTGCAAATCTATTGTACGACAAAGTTCGAAAGATTGTGATGGGTCAGAGCATTATTCCAGGCACACCATTCTCGAATGTTATCCACGAAGTACAAAAACATCAGCAGATGAACCGAGATGTCAGCAGAGCTTTCTGGAGAAAACAAATGGAATCACACCCATCACCAGTTGGGGATTTAGCTCTCCCGGTTCCATCTTCGCCTTCCAAACTATCTCGAAACGCCGATGTTTCATTTACAATACCCTCTGAAGAAATTGCCGAAGCTGCGAGATCGGCTGGTATTTCGTTGGCATCGTGGTTCCAAGCAGCTTGGGGTCTGGTACTATCTATGTACGCTGATTCCGATACCGTAGTCTTTGGTACTGTTCTTTCCGGTCGCAATTTGTCGATAGCGGGGATGGATGACACAATTGGACCTCTGATAAACACATTGCCATTTCATGTCTCGCTCGACCGCAAGCAAACGACTTTGGAATATGTTCAATCTGTCTTTAGACACTCGGTTGACTTAGGCACATTTCAACATTCTCTTCCAGAAGATGGATACAGTAGGCAATTTGCATCAGCACTGGCAATGGAGTTTGACATGCAACCTACCGATGATCACAAGATTCGTCCTATCGGACAATCATGGTTTAAAGTTGTGCCCGACATTCCACTTAGCATCTTCATGTCTACAACTGGAACCATCAGAATGTCATATCAAACACAGAAGTACACCGAGTCGGACATTGAGCTATTATCCGAAAACTTTCAAAGTGCCATCTTGTCTCTCCTGTCGCCAGCAAAGTCCATCGGCGAATGCTTATCCAACTTGCTGTCTTCCAAATCTCATGAAACtctgatgaagatgggaaattGCTTGACAGATGAAACATCACCAGCTTCCATCAAAGATGATCTAGTCACTCTATTTGAGCGCGCCGCTGTagaaaatccatccatcttagCCGTTGAAAAAGCTGGAGACAGTCTGACCTATCAAGAATTTGATAACATGGCCACCAAATTATCAGCTCAACTCTCTAAATATGTCCAACCAGGAGATATCGTCTGCGTTCATGCAGATCGAAGTATCAACTGGCTTGTTGCCATTTACGGTATCCTCAAAGCCGGGGCGGTATATTCTGCACAAGATGCCGCCTTGCCAGGTCACATTCGAGAAGCCAATTTCCAAACTGCTGGCGGAAAGCTTTTTTTGACACCGGCATCTTCCCAACGAAAGATTGCGCCGGAATCATGCAAGCTGTGTCTTTCGGTTGAAGATTTGGTTCAATTACCTTTGCCAAGCTCGGTAGCGGTCGCTCCAAGACAAACACCTAGACCTGCGGATAATGCATATCTCTGCTTTACATCCGGGTCCACCGGCAAACCTAAGGGTGTGATGTGTAGCCACGAAGGCCTTGTTGCATTCCAAAAGGATCTTGCCGTTCGACTTTTCGCACTTCCAGGACAGCGAATCTCTCAATTGATGTCCCCAGCTTTCGATGGAAGTATCCACGAGATATTTTCTGCTCTAAGCTACGGTGCTACCATTGTTCTCGCCGATGGCATACATCCATTCTCTCACTTGGAAAAATCCACAGCTGCGATCTTAACGCCATCTATTGCCAATATCTTGGACCCAGAAGACTTCCCCATGCTGCGAAATGTATATCTTGTCGGCGAGCCAGTTCCACAACATGTCAATGATGTATGGTCTAGTGTTAAAAACCTCTACAACATGTATGGCCCGACGGAAGCCACATGCGGGGCTACCATCAAGCGTCTTCTTCCTGGAAAGCCGGTGAATATAGGAGCACCAAACCCCACTACTCGCGTCTACATCCTCGATCGAAACCAACAACTTCTGCCACCGGGTGTGATTGGAGAAATCTATCTTGCCGGTGTCCAAGTGGCACGAGGATATATCGGTATGCCCCAAATGTCCGCCGAACGATTCCTCCCCGATACCATCTGCAATCGTCAAGGCGAAATGATGTACCGAACTGGCGATCGGGGATATTTCAATCGAGCTGGTGAAGTCGAATGCCTGGGTCGGAATGATCGACAAATCAAATTACGTGGTTTCCGTCTTGATCTTAATGACTTGGAGATTCGAGTAGCGGAAGCTCTCCCAGAATGTTCCGGTATCGCTATTTGTCAAAAGGGTGAC
This genomic interval carries:
- the Bcnrps1 gene encoding Bcnrps1, translated to MSPFIDIIGSNGYTKRNMVEKTSCMTPSKKEALILSHLCSILELPTAKVDLESNFVGLGGHSLMAIKLSKACKRDGLALSIPSILLSPTLTQLIDSATETRSTPSTNILKNTRDLNTLVSPTRLSHERRMSLSKPNGHTASASNLSLTEMQHSFMHSYQRQPGSNIISFYETYSSANIPTMKTAWKTVIDSEPVFRTIFDHDRVTATYSKQPLPFIWDEVWVEDTDTYISELEKEIVPEKMEVTFTVLTPRTQRSGNVGVSTIIWRVHHAFIDGYSANLLYDKVRKIVMGQSIIPGTPFSNVIHEVQKHQQMNRDVSRAFWRKQMESHPSPVGDLALPVPSSPSKLSRNADVSFTIPSEEIAEAARSAGISLASWFQAAWGLVLSMYADSDTVVFGTVLSGRNLSIAGMDDTIGPLINTLPFHVSLDRKQTTLEYVQSVFRHSVDLGTFQHSLPEDGYSRQFASALAMEFDMQPTDDHKIRPIGQSWFKVVPDIPLSIFMSTTGTIRMSYQTQKYTESDIELLSENFQSAILSLLSPAKSIGECLSNLLSSKSHETLMKMGNCLTDETSPASIKDDLVTLFERAAVENPSILAVEKAGDSLTYQEFDNMATKLSAQLSKYVQPGDIVCVHADRSINWLVAIYGILKAGAVYSAQDAALPGHIREANFQTAGGKLFLTPASSQRKIAPESCKLCLSVEDLVQLPLPSSVAVAPRQTPRPADNAYLCFTSGSTGKPKGVMCSHEGLVAFQKDLAVRLFALPGQRISQLMSPAFDGSIHEIFSALSYGATIVLADGIHPFSHLEKSTAAILTPSIANILDPEDFPMLRNVYLVGEPVPQHVNDVWSSVKNLYNMYGPTEATCGATIKRLLPGKPVNIGAPNPTTRVYILDRNQQLLPPGVIGEIYLAGVQVARGYIGMPQMSAERFLPDTICNRQGEMMYRTGDRGYFNRAGEVECLGRNDRQIKLRGFRLDLNDLEIRVAEALPECSGIAICQKGDYLVAMVQPETLDIAKVRAKVTQVLPVHAVPRVFMAVEKFPMTPAGKLDYKAITNMTLAEKESAPKKIESSTEVRVAEAWKELLGLESNVEITRDSEFVSLGGHSVMQLRLASKLSEIFHVRMTVSHIMQSANLLEMAKIIENLRAQTQPTDVDDALVPLGKYRVSPIEREWWEKYRLNVGSSSFNVTYACAVDTSVVDTDKLISAWNTVLSRHRILRCRYIRSGQKGILQRGYDRFPPQIKTVNKLGLWRECNRPFDLKRQNPIRVFLSRNTMLASMSHIIADLTSLEVLLKEVTTLYSGNSLPPVEHTYMDTTQWSTTPTPTEQKWWKEYLHGAPQTYTLPNIVERSSYAGRTRLTKLPQDLTRQILTFTDEQKVTLHQIALGAVALSLQHDQNDVDIVLGGPYFNRGAKDLETVGLFLEPLPIRIRQPSTSQLPSASFLRAVQTSSQEAIAHAMPWDQILRATSTHARFPNHPLLDVMVTFHDNRTPKTMIEGVDPLITYTEGSKFALLVEFSVLSDNAIALRLEYDTNCVTKTEIVAFEAVVFEAVRGLIGGMSLGEVKKNLGVKKREAERENGDGMVAASTNYFGTRVDILSGL